A portion of the Burkholderia pseudomultivorans genome contains these proteins:
- a CDS encoding NADP-dependent malic enzyme: MDEQLKQAALAYHQNPKPGKISVTPTKPLSNQLDLSLAYSPGVAAACEAIHADPLDAQKYTSRGNLVGVVTNGTAVLGLGNIGPLAAKPVMEGKGCLFKKFAGIDVFDIELSESDPDKLVEAIAMLEPTLGGINLEDIKAPECFYIEQKLRERMKIPVFHDDQHGTAIIASAAILNGLKVVGKKLSEVKLVCSGAGAAAIACLDLLVNLGLTKSNILVADSKGVIYEGRGNLDPSKQRYAATTDARSLADAIHGADVFLGCSSAGVLKQDMVKTMADKPLILALANPEPEIRPEDAKAVRPDAIVATGRSDYPNQVNNVLCFPFIFRGALDVGATTITEEMKLACVRAIAELAEETDQSEEVAKAYEGHSLEFGPEYLIPKPFDPRLIIKIAPAVAQAAMDSGVATRPIQDMDAYREQLGATVYRTGMVMRPVFATAKKAEARIVFAEGEDERVLRAAQFVLLEKIAKPIIIGRPSVVEMRLAKIGSKLKAGVDFEIVNPEDDTRYHRYWQAYHEIGARDGVTPEVAKAALRKFNTLIGAMLVHLGDADGMICGMIDTYHSHLKFIEQVLGRAKGAEHFAAMNLLMLPGRNLFVCDTYVNELPSAEQLADMTIQAAAEIERFGIVPKAALLSNSNFGSAPSASSRRMADARKLIVERAPELEVDGEMHGDAALSEAVRKAAFPGTTLSGEANLLIMPNVEAANIAYNLLKMVGGEGVTVGPFLLGAAKPVHILTPAATVRRIINMTAVAAANVNTK, encoded by the coding sequence ATGGACGAACAACTGAAACAGGCCGCACTCGCCTATCACCAGAACCCGAAACCCGGCAAGATTTCGGTCACGCCGACCAAGCCGCTGTCGAACCAGCTCGATCTGTCGCTCGCCTATTCGCCCGGCGTCGCGGCCGCGTGCGAGGCGATCCACGCCGATCCGCTCGACGCGCAGAAGTACACGTCGCGCGGCAACCTCGTCGGCGTCGTGACCAACGGCACCGCGGTGCTCGGCCTCGGCAACATCGGCCCGCTCGCCGCGAAGCCGGTGATGGAAGGCAAGGGCTGCCTGTTCAAGAAGTTCGCGGGCATCGACGTGTTCGACATCGAACTGTCGGAGTCCGACCCCGACAAGCTCGTCGAGGCGATCGCGATGCTCGAGCCGACGCTCGGCGGCATCAACCTCGAGGACATCAAGGCGCCGGAGTGCTTCTACATCGAGCAGAAGCTGCGCGAGCGCATGAAGATCCCGGTCTTCCACGACGACCAGCACGGCACCGCGATCATCGCGTCGGCCGCGATCCTGAACGGCCTGAAGGTGGTCGGCAAGAAGCTGTCCGAGGTGAAGCTCGTGTGCTCGGGCGCCGGCGCCGCGGCGATCGCCTGCCTGGACCTGCTGGTGAACCTCGGCCTGACGAAGTCGAACATCCTCGTCGCCGACTCGAAGGGCGTGATCTACGAAGGCCGCGGCAATCTCGACCCGTCGAAGCAGCGCTACGCGGCGACCACCGACGCGCGCTCGCTGGCCGACGCGATCCACGGGGCCGACGTGTTCCTCGGCTGCTCGAGCGCGGGCGTGCTGAAGCAGGACATGGTCAAGACGATGGCCGACAAGCCGCTGATCCTGGCGCTCGCGAACCCGGAACCGGAAATCCGCCCGGAAGACGCGAAGGCCGTGCGCCCGGACGCGATCGTCGCGACCGGCCGTTCGGACTACCCGAACCAGGTCAACAACGTGCTGTGCTTCCCGTTCATCTTCCGCGGTGCGCTCGACGTCGGCGCGACGACGATCACCGAAGAGATGAAGCTCGCCTGCGTGCGCGCGATCGCCGAGCTGGCCGAGGAAACCGACCAGAGCGAGGAAGTCGCCAAGGCCTATGAAGGCCATTCGCTCGAATTCGGGCCGGAGTACCTGATTCCGAAGCCGTTCGATCCGCGCCTGATCATCAAGATCGCGCCGGCCGTGGCCCAGGCCGCGATGGATTCGGGCGTCGCCACGCGTCCGATCCAGGACATGGACGCGTACCGCGAGCAGCTCGGCGCGACCGTCTACCGCACCGGCATGGTGATGCGCCCGGTGTTCGCGACCGCGAAGAAGGCCGAGGCCCGCATCGTGTTCGCCGAGGGCGAGGACGAGCGCGTGCTGCGCGCCGCGCAGTTCGTGCTGCTCGAGAAGATCGCGAAGCCGATCATCATCGGCCGTCCGTCGGTCGTCGAGATGCGTCTCGCGAAGATCGGCTCGAAGCTGAAGGCGGGCGTCGATTTCGAGATCGTCAATCCGGAAGACGACACGCGCTACCACCGCTACTGGCAGGCGTACCACGAGATCGGTGCGCGCGACGGCGTGACGCCGGAAGTCGCGAAGGCCGCGCTGCGCAAGTTCAACACGCTGATCGGCGCGATGCTCGTGCACCTGGGCGACGCGGACGGGATGATCTGCGGGATGATCGACACGTACCACAGCCACCTGAAGTTCATCGAGCAGGTGCTGGGCCGCGCGAAGGGCGCCGAGCACTTCGCGGCGATGAACCTGCTGATGCTGCCGGGCCGCAACCTGTTCGTCTGCGACACGTACGTGAACGAACTGCCGAGCGCCGAACAGCTCGCCGACATGACGATCCAGGCCGCCGCCGAGATCGAGCGCTTCGGCATCGTGCCGAAGGCCGCGCTGCTGTCGAACTCGAACTTCGGCAGCGCGCCGTCGGCGTCGTCGCGCCGGATGGCCGACGCCCGCAAGCTGATCGTCGAACGCGCGCCGGAGCTGGAAGTCGACGGCGAAATGCACGGCGACGCGGCGCTGTCCGAAGCGGTCCGCAAGGCCGCGTTCCCGGGCACCACGCTGTCGGGCGAAGCGAACCTGCTGATCATGCCGAACGTCGAAGCGGCGAACATCGCGTACAACCTGCTGAAGATGGTCGGCGGCGAAGGCGTGACGGTCGGCCCGTTCCTGCTCGGCGCGGCGAAGCCGGTCCACATCCTGACGCCGGCCGCGACCGTGCGCCGGATCATCAACATGACGGCCGTTGCCGCCGCGAACGTGAACACGAAGTAA
- a CDS encoding indolepyruvate ferredoxin oxidoreductase family protein, with protein sequence MNAPLDAGQRASLEAALKSVTLDDKYTLERGRAYMSGIQALVRLPMLQQERDRAAGLNTAGFISGYRGSPLGGLDLSLWKAKQHLAAHQIVFQPGLNEDLAATAVWGSQQVNLYPGAKYDGVFGMWYGKGPGVDRTGDVFKHANSAGSSKHGGVLVLAGDDHAAKSSTLAHQSEHIFKACGLPVLFPSNVQEYLDFGLHGWAMSRYSGLWVALKCVTDVVESSASVDIDPHRTEIVLPTDFVLPEGGLNIRWPDPPLVQEARLLDYKWYAALAYVRANKLDRIEIDSPNARFGIMTGGKAYLDVRQALTDLGLDDETCARIGIRLYKVGCVWPLEAQGAQAFARGLDEILVVEEKRQILEYAIKEELYNWPDAQRPRVYGKFDEKDGAGGEWSVPMGNWLLPAHYELSPAIIAKAIATRLDKFELPSDVRARIAARIAVINAKEMALAKPHVQTERKPWFCSGCPHNTSTNVPEGSRAIAGIGCHYMTVWMDRNTSTFSQMGGEGVPWIGQAPFTDEKHVFANLGDGTYFHSGLLAVRAAISSKANITYKILYNDAVAMTGGQPVDGVLTVPQITHQLASEGAKKIVIVTDEPEKYDDKKALLAPGVTIHHRDQLDDVQRELREIEGTTILIYDQTCATEKRRRRKRGAYPDPAKRVVINDAVCEGCGDCSVQSNCLSVEPLETEFGTKRQINQSSCNKDFSCLKGFCPSFVTVEGGQLKKPKAVSVDGSALPPIPEPTLPAIERAYGVLVTGVGGTGVVTIGALLGMAAHLENKGVTVLDVTGLAQKGGAVMSHVQISHAPTDIHATRIAMGEADLVIGCDAIVTAGDECTSRMRYDATRVVVNSAQTPTAEFIKNPNWAFPGTSAERDIRAAAGDRVDFVDANRFAVALLGDAIYTNPFVLGYAWQKGWLPLTLASLERAIELNAVSVDKNRAAFDWGRRAAHDLASVQQAAAGDARPAQGATVIALHTKKAVDALIAKRVEFLTAYQNAAYAARYAAFVDKVRAAERALADGDMQEPLTEAVARNLFKLMAYKDEYEVARLQSDPAFLARLSAQFEGDWKLKFHLAPPLLAKKDAHGHLVKKAYGPWMMSAFRLLAKAKFLRGTGLDPFGRTEERRTERALIGEYQALIDEVLAKLNAANRPLALELAALPDGIRGYGHVKENNLRAVRVKWNTLLAQWRSPTGGQTRQQVA encoded by the coding sequence ATGAATGCCCCGCTAGACGCAGGCCAACGCGCATCGCTCGAAGCCGCGCTGAAGTCCGTCACGCTTGACGACAAATACACGCTCGAACGCGGGCGCGCGTACATGAGCGGCATCCAGGCCCTCGTGCGCCTGCCGATGCTCCAGCAGGAACGCGACCGCGCCGCCGGCCTCAACACGGCCGGCTTCATCTCCGGCTATCGCGGCTCACCGCTCGGCGGCCTCGACCTGTCGCTCTGGAAGGCCAAGCAGCACCTGGCTGCCCATCAGATCGTCTTCCAGCCCGGCCTCAACGAAGATCTCGCCGCGACCGCCGTGTGGGGCTCGCAGCAGGTCAACCTGTATCCCGGCGCGAAGTACGACGGCGTGTTCGGCATGTGGTACGGCAAGGGCCCGGGCGTCGACCGCACCGGCGACGTCTTCAAGCACGCGAACTCGGCCGGCTCGTCGAAGCACGGCGGCGTGCTGGTGCTCGCCGGCGACGACCACGCGGCGAAATCGTCGACGCTCGCGCACCAGTCGGAGCACATCTTCAAGGCCTGCGGGCTGCCGGTGCTGTTCCCGTCGAACGTGCAGGAATATCTCGATTTCGGCCTGCATGGCTGGGCGATGAGCCGCTATTCGGGCCTGTGGGTCGCGCTCAAGTGCGTGACCGACGTCGTCGAATCGTCGGCATCGGTCGATATCGACCCGCACCGCACCGAGATCGTGCTGCCGACCGATTTCGTCCTGCCCGAAGGGGGCCTGAACATCCGCTGGCCCGACCCGCCGCTCGTGCAGGAAGCACGGCTGCTCGACTACAAGTGGTACGCGGCGCTCGCCTACGTGCGCGCGAACAAGCTCGACCGGATCGAGATCGATTCGCCGAACGCGCGCTTCGGCATCATGACGGGCGGCAAGGCGTATCTCGACGTGCGCCAGGCGCTGACCGACCTCGGCCTCGACGACGAAACCTGCGCGCGCATCGGCATCCGGCTCTACAAGGTCGGCTGCGTCTGGCCGCTCGAAGCGCAGGGCGCGCAGGCGTTCGCACGCGGCCTCGACGAAATCCTGGTCGTCGAGGAAAAGCGCCAGATCCTCGAATACGCGATCAAGGAAGAGCTGTACAACTGGCCGGACGCGCAGCGCCCGCGCGTGTACGGCAAGTTCGACGAGAAGGACGGCGCCGGCGGCGAATGGTCGGTGCCGATGGGCAACTGGCTGCTGCCCGCGCACTACGAGCTGTCGCCCGCGATCATCGCGAAGGCGATCGCGACGCGCCTCGACAAGTTCGAGCTGCCGTCGGACGTGCGCGCGCGCATCGCCGCGCGCATCGCCGTAATCAACGCGAAGGAAATGGCGCTCGCGAAGCCGCACGTGCAGACCGAGCGCAAGCCGTGGTTCTGCTCGGGCTGCCCGCACAACACGTCGACCAACGTGCCGGAAGGCTCGCGCGCGATCGCCGGCATCGGTTGCCACTACATGACCGTGTGGATGGACCGCAACACGAGCACCTTCAGCCAGATGGGCGGCGAAGGCGTGCCGTGGATCGGCCAGGCGCCGTTCACCGACGAAAAGCACGTGTTCGCGAACCTCGGCGACGGCACCTACTTCCACTCGGGCCTGCTGGCCGTGCGCGCGGCGATCTCGTCGAAGGCGAACATCACGTACAAGATCCTGTACAACGATGCCGTCGCAATGACGGGCGGCCAGCCGGTCGACGGCGTGCTGACCGTCCCGCAGATCACGCATCAGCTCGCGTCCGAAGGCGCGAAGAAGATCGTGATCGTCACCGACGAGCCGGAAAAGTACGACGACAAGAAGGCGCTGCTCGCGCCGGGCGTGACGATCCACCATCGCGACCAGCTCGACGACGTGCAGCGCGAACTGCGCGAGATCGAAGGCACGACGATCCTGATCTACGACCAGACCTGCGCGACCGAGAAGCGCCGCCGCCGCAAGCGCGGCGCGTATCCGGACCCGGCCAAGCGCGTCGTGATCAACGACGCGGTGTGCGAAGGCTGCGGCGACTGCTCGGTGCAGTCGAACTGCCTGTCGGTCGAGCCGCTGGAAACCGAATTCGGCACGAAGCGCCAGATCAACCAGTCGAGCTGCAACAAGGACTTCTCGTGCCTGAAGGGCTTCTGCCCGAGCTTCGTCACGGTCGAGGGCGGCCAGTTGAAGAAGCCGAAGGCGGTTTCGGTCGACGGCAGCGCGCTGCCGCCGATCCCCGAGCCGACGCTGCCGGCGATCGAACGCGCGTACGGCGTGCTCGTCACCGGCGTCGGCGGCACTGGCGTCGTGACGATCGGCGCGCTGCTCGGGATGGCCGCGCACCTGGAAAACAAGGGCGTGACCGTGCTCGACGTGACCGGCCTCGCACAGAAGGGCGGCGCCGTGATGAGCCACGTGCAGATCTCGCATGCGCCGACCGACATCCACGCGACGCGGATCGCGATGGGCGAAGCGGATCTCGTGATCGGCTGCGACGCGATCGTCACGGCCGGCGACGAGTGCACGTCGCGGATGCGGTACGACGCGACGCGCGTGGTCGTCAACAGCGCGCAGACGCCGACTGCCGAGTTCATCAAGAACCCGAACTGGGCGTTCCCGGGCACTTCCGCCGAACGCGACATCCGCGCGGCGGCCGGCGACCGCGTCGACTTCGTCGATGCGAACCGCTTCGCGGTCGCGCTGCTCGGCGACGCGATCTACACGAACCCGTTCGTGCTCGGCTACGCGTGGCAAAAGGGCTGGCTGCCGCTGACGCTCGCGTCGCTCGAACGCGCGATCGAGCTGAATGCGGTGTCGGTGGATAAGAACCGCGCCGCGTTCGACTGGGGCCGCCGCGCCGCTCACGATCTCGCGAGCGTGCAGCAGGCCGCGGCCGGCGACGCGCGTCCGGCGCAAGGCGCGACCGTGATCGCGCTGCACACGAAGAAGGCGGTCGATGCGCTGATCGCCAAGCGCGTCGAATTCCTGACTGCGTACCAGAACGCCGCGTACGCGGCGCGCTATGCGGCATTCGTCGACAAGGTGCGCGCGGCCGAGCGTGCGCTGGCGGATGGCGACATGCAGGAGCCGCTGACCGAGGCGGTCGCACGCAACCTGTTCAAGCTGATGGCGTACAAGGACGAATACGAGGTCGCGCGGCTGCAGTCGGATCCGGCGTTCCTCGCGCGCCTGTCCGCGCAGTTCGAAGGCGACTGGAAGCTGAAGTTCCACCTCGCGCCGCCGCTGCTCGCGAAGAAGGACGCGCACGGCCATCTGGTGAAGAAGGCGTACGGCCCGTGGATGATGTCGGCGTTCCGGCTGCTCGCGAAAGCGAAATTCCTGCGCGGCACCGGCCTCGATCCGTTCGGCCGCACCGAGGAGCGTCGCACCGAGCGTGCGCTGATCGGCGAATACCAGGCGCTGATCGACGAGGTGCTGGCAAAGCTGAACGCGGCCAACCGCCCGCTCGCGCTCGAACTGGCGGCGCTGCCGGACGGCATCCGCGGCTACGGTCACGTGAAGGAGAACAACCTGCGCGCGGTACGCGTGAAGTGGAACACGCTGCTCGCGCAATGGCGTTCGCCGACGGGCGGCCAGACGCGCCAGCAGGTCGCGTAG
- the hppD gene encoding 4-hydroxyphenylpyruvate dioxygenase, translating into MQIPNWDNPVGTDGFEFIEYTAPDPKALGQLFERMGFTAIARHRHKDVTVYRQGDINFIINAEPDSFAQRFARLHGPSICAIAFRVQDAAKAYKHALELGAWGFDNKTGPMELNIPAIKGIGDSLIYFVDRWRGKNGAQPGAIGDISIYDVDFEPIPGANPNPVGHGLTYIDHLTHNVHRGRMQEWAEFYERLFNFREVRYFDIEGKVTGVKSKAMTSPCGKIRIPINEEGSDTAGQIQEYLDAYHGEGIQHIALGTNDIYGAVDGLRSKEVKLLDTIDTYYELVDRRVPNHGESLEELKKRKILIDGARDDLLLQIFTENQIGPIFFEIIQRKGNQGFGEGNFKALFESIELDQIRRGVVQDKA; encoded by the coding sequence ATGCAGATCCCCAACTGGGACAACCCCGTCGGCACCGACGGCTTCGAATTCATCGAATACACGGCACCGGACCCGAAAGCGCTCGGACAGCTGTTCGAACGGATGGGCTTCACCGCGATCGCGCGCCACCGCCACAAGGACGTGACGGTCTACCGCCAGGGCGACATCAACTTCATCATCAACGCCGAACCCGATTCGTTCGCGCAACGCTTCGCGCGGCTGCACGGCCCGTCGATCTGCGCGATCGCGTTCCGCGTGCAGGACGCGGCGAAGGCGTACAAGCACGCGCTCGAACTCGGCGCGTGGGGCTTCGACAACAAGACCGGCCCGATGGAGCTGAACATCCCGGCGATCAAGGGCATCGGCGATTCGCTGATCTATTTCGTCGACCGCTGGCGCGGCAAGAACGGCGCGCAGCCCGGCGCGATCGGCGACATCAGCATCTACGACGTCGACTTCGAGCCGATCCCGGGCGCGAATCCGAATCCGGTCGGCCACGGCCTGACCTACATCGACCACCTGACGCACAACGTGCATCGCGGCCGCATGCAGGAATGGGCGGAGTTCTACGAGCGCCTGTTCAACTTCCGCGAAGTGCGCTACTTCGACATCGAAGGCAAGGTGACGGGCGTGAAGTCGAAGGCGATGACCTCGCCGTGCGGCAAGATTCGCATCCCGATCAACGAGGAAGGTTCGGACACGGCCGGCCAGATCCAGGAATACCTCGACGCGTACCACGGCGAAGGGATCCAGCACATCGCGCTCGGCACGAACGACATCTATGGTGCGGTCGACGGCCTGCGCAGCAAGGAAGTGAAGCTGCTCGACACGATCGACACCTATTACGAGCTGGTCGACCGCCGCGTGCCGAACCACGGCGAATCGCTGGAAGAGCTGAAGAAGCGCAAGATCCTGATCGACGGCGCGCGCGACGACCTGCTGCTGCAGATCTTCACCGAGAACCAGATCGGGCCGATCTTCTTCGAGATCATCCAGCGCAAGGGCAACCAGGGCTTCGGCGAAGGCAACTTCAAGGCGCTGTTCGAATCGATCGAACTCGACCAGATCCGCCGAGGCGTCGTGCAGGACAAGGCCTGA
- a CDS encoding Lrp/AsnC family transcriptional regulator has product MAQVELDAIDRRILAILQENGRLSNQEIAERVNLSPSPCLRRIRRLEEIGVITGYVALLDPQKLGLDLLAYVSVRLEKRGGVVPVRVDETSARAGATHAELFRAAVQAWPEVVACHAMTGDMDYLLRVQVEDMAHFSRFVQEHLLHHPSVIDVKTSFSLECFKETTALPIRSVR; this is encoded by the coding sequence ATGGCGCAAGTCGAATTGGATGCCATCGACCGGCGGATCCTGGCGATTCTTCAGGAGAACGGCCGCCTGTCGAACCAGGAGATCGCCGAGCGCGTGAACCTGTCGCCGAGCCCCTGCCTGCGGCGGATCCGGCGGCTCGAGGAAATCGGCGTGATCACCGGCTACGTCGCGCTGCTGGACCCGCAGAAGCTCGGACTCGACCTGCTCGCGTACGTGAGCGTGCGGCTCGAGAAGCGCGGCGGCGTCGTGCCGGTGCGCGTCGACGAAACCTCGGCGCGCGCGGGCGCGACCCATGCGGAGCTGTTTCGCGCGGCCGTGCAGGCGTGGCCGGAGGTGGTCGCGTGCCATGCGATGACGGGCGACATGGATTACCTGCTGCGCGTGCAGGTCGAGGACATGGCGCATTTCTCGCGCTTCGTGCAGGAGCATCTGCTGCATCATCCGTCGGTAATCGACGTGAAGACGAGCTTTTCGCTCGAATGCTTCAAGGAGACGACGGCGCTGCCGATCCGGTCGGTGCGCTAG
- a CDS encoding GNAT family N-acetyltransferase, whose product MNTQFDGSADVVGTAGSAPVLVRELASKDRERMLTHFLSLDEEDRLLRFGQMVPDHVIENYVRTIDFGRDTVFGVFDHALELVGVGHLAYLPAEGDKRTAEFGVSVLESARGRGVGTKLFERAAIRSRNTHVTMLYMHCLSRNATMMHIAKKSGMRIEYAYGEADAYLSLPPADHSTIIAEMLQEQAAVFDYALKRQAHRTSKFIESLMPAALTA is encoded by the coding sequence ATGAACACGCAATTCGACGGCTCGGCCGATGTTGTCGGCACGGCCGGCAGTGCGCCGGTTCTCGTCAGGGAACTGGCTTCCAAAGATCGTGAGCGCATGCTCACCCACTTTCTATCGCTCGACGAAGAGGACCGCCTGCTGCGCTTCGGCCAGATGGTGCCCGACCACGTGATCGAGAACTATGTCCGCACCATCGATTTCGGCCGCGACACCGTGTTCGGCGTATTCGACCATGCCCTCGAACTGGTCGGCGTCGGCCATCTGGCCTATCTGCCGGCCGAAGGCGACAAGCGCACGGCCGAGTTCGGCGTGTCGGTGCTCGAAAGCGCGCGCGGCCGCGGCGTCGGCACGAAGCTGTTCGAGCGCGCGGCGATCCGCAGCCGCAACACGCACGTGACGATGCTGTACATGCACTGCCTGTCGCGCAACGCGACGATGATGCACATCGCGAAGAAGTCCGGGATGCGGATCGAGTACGCATACGGCGAGGCCGATGCATACCTGTCGCTGCCGCCGGCCGACCACTCGACGATCATCGCCGAGATGCTGCAGGAACAGGCTGCGGTGTTCGACTACGCGCTCAAGCGTCAGGCGCACCGCACGTCGAAGTTCATCGAATCGCTGATGCCCGCCGCGCTGACGGCGTAA
- a CDS encoding TetR/AcrR family transcriptional regulator, whose amino-acid sequence MARTRAPDHESQREQILDLAADKFAQTSYPSTSMSDLATASGTSKARLYHYYESKEAILFDLLDRYTKRLMLIIAEVEGASQRRGLTEREAFAALVRAFLAEYETSHSRHVALLNDVKYLEDAQREIVLDRQRDIVAAFSRQLARAYPDRISKENQTSVTMMVFGMINWTFTWLKPGGRLGYRDFAEQVIDMIERGLSTTG is encoded by the coding sequence ATGGCCCGTACCCGAGCGCCCGACCACGAATCCCAGCGCGAGCAGATCCTCGATCTCGCCGCCGACAAATTCGCGCAAACGAGCTATCCGAGCACGTCGATGTCCGATCTCGCGACCGCGAGCGGCACCTCGAAGGCGCGCCTCTATCACTATTACGAGAGCAAGGAAGCGATCCTGTTCGACCTGCTCGACCGCTACACGAAGCGGCTGATGCTGATCATCGCGGAGGTCGAAGGCGCGAGCCAGCGGCGCGGCCTGACCGAGCGCGAGGCGTTCGCGGCGCTGGTGCGCGCGTTCCTCGCCGAATACGAGACCTCGCACAGCCGCCATGTCGCGCTGCTCAACGACGTGAAATACCTCGAGGACGCGCAGCGCGAAATCGTGCTCGACCGCCAGCGCGACATCGTCGCCGCATTCTCGCGCCAGCTCGCACGCGCGTATCCCGACCGCATTTCGAAGGAAAACCAGACGTCGGTGACGATGATGGTGTTCGGGATGATCAACTGGACCTTCACGTGGCTGAAGCCCGGCGGCCGGCTCGGCTACCGCGACTTCGCCGAACAGGTGATCGACATGATCGAGCGCGGGCTGTCGACGACGGGCTGA
- a CDS encoding DUF1835 domain-containing protein, which yields MSTIHVIQGGTAAASLREALAQAGRDERVVGLLDDLGVGPLKGADEASDTRASFWQRVLGDQIPDWKAEVEQEFARLDQLAMDAGQVVVWHAPSVGDKLLLRRVAYHLRNVPQRLNEVRLSAADLDAPQRASLSRADQACSTGMFEPAQLARKRPAAAPISVLRIGRLALEWQEAKHLNAELRYWVSNTIKSGYYADLDALILARAEAGWRPARHLVGSIMADADRGGLFVSDSIAWWRCRELAAAGRLELQDDAPAALPTTQLRAASAHR from the coding sequence ATGAGTACCATTCACGTGATTCAGGGCGGCACCGCCGCCGCGTCGCTGCGCGAGGCGCTCGCGCAAGCCGGGCGCGACGAGCGCGTCGTCGGGCTGCTCGACGATCTCGGCGTCGGGCCGCTGAAGGGCGCCGACGAGGCGTCGGACACGCGCGCGTCGTTCTGGCAGCGCGTGCTCGGCGACCAGATTCCCGACTGGAAGGCGGAAGTCGAACAGGAATTCGCCCGCCTCGACCAGCTCGCGATGGACGCCGGCCAGGTGGTCGTGTGGCATGCGCCGAGCGTCGGCGACAAGCTGCTGCTGCGCCGCGTCGCCTATCACTTGCGCAACGTGCCGCAGCGCCTGAACGAGGTGCGGCTGTCCGCCGCCGACCTCGACGCGCCGCAGCGCGCCTCGCTCTCGCGCGCCGACCAAGCCTGCTCGACCGGCATGTTCGAGCCCGCGCAGCTGGCCCGCAAACGGCCGGCGGCCGCGCCGATCTCGGTGCTGCGCATCGGCCGCCTCGCGCTCGAATGGCAGGAAGCGAAGCATCTGAACGCCGAACTGCGCTATTGGGTCAGCAATACGATCAAGAGCGGCTACTACGCCGACCTCGACGCACTGATCCTCGCGCGCGCGGAAGCCGGCTGGCGGCCCGCGCGCCATCTCGTCGGCAGCATCATGGCCGACGCCGACCGCGGCGGCCTGTTCGTCAGCGACTCGATCGCCTGGTGGCGCTGCCGCGAACTCGCGGCGGCCGGCCGGCTCGAGCTGCAGGACGACGCGCCCGCCGCCCTCCCCACCACGCAGCTGCGCGCGGCAAGCGCGCACCGCTGA
- the paaE gene encoding 1,2-phenylacetyl-CoA epoxidase subunit PaaE encodes MATPQFHPLRIRDVRPETADAVTVSFDVPAELRDAYRFTQGQFVTLKTHIDGEETRRSYSICVGTTDYDRDGELRIGIKRVRGGRFSNFAFDTLKPGHTIDVMTPDGRFFTHLNADHGKQYVAFSGGSGITPVLAIVKTTLELEPRSTFTLIYGNRSVDAIMFAEELEDLKNRYMNRFVLYHVLSDDLQDVELFNGVLDEAKCTAFLATLVPADTIDEAFICGPAPMMDAAEAALKAAGVPPAKVHVERFGSPLPQAGVPVVEITEQTPAADLEIVLDGKKRKLRLPYEGVSLLDVGLRAGLALPYACKGGVCCTCRAKVVEGEVRMEKNYTLEEQEVKDGFVLTCQCHPVSDKVVVSFDER; translated from the coding sequence ATGGCGACCCCGCAATTTCATCCGCTGCGTATCCGCGACGTGCGGCCCGAGACCGCCGACGCCGTGACCGTCTCGTTCGATGTGCCGGCCGAGCTGCGCGACGCGTACCGCTTCACGCAGGGCCAGTTCGTCACGCTGAAGACCCACATCGACGGCGAGGAAACGCGCCGTTCGTATTCGATCTGCGTCGGCACGACCGACTACGACCGCGACGGCGAGCTGCGCATCGGCATCAAGCGCGTGCGCGGCGGCCGCTTCTCGAACTTCGCGTTCGACACGCTGAAGCCGGGCCACACGATCGACGTGATGACACCGGACGGCCGCTTCTTCACGCACCTGAACGCCGACCACGGCAAGCAGTACGTCGCGTTCTCCGGCGGCTCGGGGATCACGCCGGTGCTCGCGATCGTGAAGACGACGCTCGAACTCGAGCCGCGCAGCACGTTCACGCTGATCTACGGCAACCGCAGCGTCGACGCGATCATGTTCGCGGAGGAGCTGGAGGACCTGAAGAACCGCTACATGAACCGCTTCGTCCTGTATCACGTGCTGTCGGACGACCTGCAGGACGTCGAGCTGTTCAACGGCGTGCTCGACGAGGCGAAGTGCACGGCCTTCCTCGCCACGCTGGTGCCGGCCGACACGATCGACGAGGCGTTCATCTGCGGCCCCGCGCCGATGATGGACGCGGCCGAAGCCGCGCTGAAGGCGGCCGGCGTGCCGCCGGCCAAGGTGCACGTCGAGCGCTTCGGCTCGCCGCTGCCTCAGGCCGGCGTGCCGGTCGTCGAGATCACCGAGCAGACGCCCGCCGCCGACCTCGAAATCGTGCTCGACGGCAAGAAACGCAAGCTGCGCCTGCCGTACGAGGGCGTGAGCCTGCTCGATGTGGGCCTGCGCGCGGGCCTCGCGCTGCCTTACGCGTGCAAGGGCGGCGTGTGCTGCACGTGCCGCGCGAAGGTCGTCGAAGGCGAAGTCCGGATGGAAAAGAACTACACGCTGGAGGAGCAGGAAGTGAAGGACGGTTTCGTGCTCACCTGCCAGTGCCATCCGGTCAGCGACAAGGTGGTCGTCAGCTTCGACGAGCGTTGA